A genome region from Ahaetulla prasina isolate Xishuangbanna chromosome 8, ASM2864084v1, whole genome shotgun sequence includes the following:
- the PCGF1 gene encoding polycomb group RING finger protein 1 isoform X1, translating to MAAPPPGGPMAIAMRLRNQLQAVYKMDPLRNEEEVKVKMKELNEHIVCFLCAGYFIDATTITECLHTFCKSCIVKFLQTSKYCPLCSTKIHETQPLLNLKLDRVMQDIVYKLVPGLQESEERRIREFYQSRGLERGSQASHEDPASDRVGLPYTTFDHSRAHYYRFDEHVTLYLEKQSSSGKEKSKHILQQKYVRCSVRAQIRHLRRVLCCRLELALQYVQVLFDNEVLPDHLTLKQLWLTRWFGKPAPLHLNYSVKEKRR from the exons ATGGCggctcctcctccaggaggcccgATGGCGATCGCGATGCGGCTCCGTAACCAGCTGCAGGCCGTCTACAAGATGGACCCCCTGAGGAACGAG GAGGAAGTGAAGGTGAAGATGAAGGAGCTGAACGAGCACATCGTCTGCTTCCTCTGCGCCGGCTACTTCATCGACGCCACCACCATCACCGAGTGCCTGCACACCT TTTGCAAGAGCTGCATCGTGAAGTTCCTGCAAACCAGCAAGTATTGCCCACTGTGCAGCACCAAGATCCATGAGACTCAGCCGCTGCTCAACCTCAAGCTGGACCGTGTCATGCAGGACATTGTCTACAAGCTGGTGCCTGGCTTGCAGGAAA GTGAGGAGAGGAGGATCCGGGAATTCTACCAGTCCCGAGGGCTGGAGCGGGGCAGCCAGGCCAGCCACGAAG ATCCTGCTTCAGACCGTGTGGGCCTGCCCTACACCACCTTTGACCATTCACGTGCTCATTATTACCGCTTTGATGAACATGTCACGCTGTACCTGGAAAAGCAGAG CAGCTCTGGGAAAGAGAAGAGCAAACACATCCTGCAG CAAAAGTATGTCCGTTGCTCCGTGCGGGCCCAGATCCGCCACCTCCGCCGGGTTTTGTGTTGCCGACTGGAACTGGCCTTGCAATAT GTACAGGTCCTGTTTGACAATGAGGTGCTTCCAGATCACCTGACTCTGAAGCAACTTTGGCTCACCCGCTGGTTTGGCAAG CCGGCCCCACTGCATCTGAACTACAGtgtgaaggagaagaggaggtag
- the PCGF1 gene encoding polycomb group RING finger protein 1 isoform X3, with product MAAPPPGGPMAIAMRLRNQLQAVYKMDPLRNEEEVKVKMKELNEHIVCFLCAGYFIDATTITECLHTFCKSCIVKFLQTSKYCPLCSTKIHETQPLLNLKLDRVMQDIVYKLVPGLQESEERRIREFYQSRGLERGSQASHEDPASDRVGLPYTTFDHSRAHYYRFDEHVTLYLEKQSSSGKEKSKHILQQKYVRCSVRAQIRHLRRVLCCRLELALQYVLFDNEVLPDHLTLKQLWLTRWFGKPAPLHLNYSVKEKRR from the exons ATGGCggctcctcctccaggaggcccgATGGCGATCGCGATGCGGCTCCGTAACCAGCTGCAGGCCGTCTACAAGATGGACCCCCTGAGGAACGAG GAGGAAGTGAAGGTGAAGATGAAGGAGCTGAACGAGCACATCGTCTGCTTCCTCTGCGCCGGCTACTTCATCGACGCCACCACCATCACCGAGTGCCTGCACACCT TTTGCAAGAGCTGCATCGTGAAGTTCCTGCAAACCAGCAAGTATTGCCCACTGTGCAGCACCAAGATCCATGAGACTCAGCCGCTGCTCAACCTCAAGCTGGACCGTGTCATGCAGGACATTGTCTACAAGCTGGTGCCTGGCTTGCAGGAAA GTGAGGAGAGGAGGATCCGGGAATTCTACCAGTCCCGAGGGCTGGAGCGGGGCAGCCAGGCCAGCCACGAAG ATCCTGCTTCAGACCGTGTGGGCCTGCCCTACACCACCTTTGACCATTCACGTGCTCATTATTACCGCTTTGATGAACATGTCACGCTGTACCTGGAAAAGCAGAG CAGCTCTGGGAAAGAGAAGAGCAAACACATCCTGCAG CAAAAGTATGTCCGTTGCTCCGTGCGGGCCCAGATCCGCCACCTCCGCCGGGTTTTGTGTTGCCGACTGGAACTGGCCTTGCAATAT GTCCTGTTTGACAATGAGGTGCTTCCAGATCACCTGACTCTGAAGCAACTTTGGCTCACCCGCTGGTTTGGCAAG CCGGCCCCACTGCATCTGAACTACAGtgtgaaggagaagaggaggtag
- the PCGF1 gene encoding polycomb group RING finger protein 1 isoform X2 — protein sequence MAAPPPGGPMAIAMRLRNQLQAVYKMDPLRNEEEVKVKMKELNEHIVCFLCAGYFIDATTITECLHTFCKSCIVKFLQTSKYCPLCSTKIHETQPLLNLKLDRVMQDIVYKLVPGLQESEERRIREFYQSRGLERGSQASHEDPASDRVGLPYTTFDHSRAHYYRFDEHVTLYLEKQSSGKEKSKHILQQKYVRCSVRAQIRHLRRVLCCRLELALQYVQVLFDNEVLPDHLTLKQLWLTRWFGKPAPLHLNYSVKEKRR from the exons ATGGCggctcctcctccaggaggcccgATGGCGATCGCGATGCGGCTCCGTAACCAGCTGCAGGCCGTCTACAAGATGGACCCCCTGAGGAACGAG GAGGAAGTGAAGGTGAAGATGAAGGAGCTGAACGAGCACATCGTCTGCTTCCTCTGCGCCGGCTACTTCATCGACGCCACCACCATCACCGAGTGCCTGCACACCT TTTGCAAGAGCTGCATCGTGAAGTTCCTGCAAACCAGCAAGTATTGCCCACTGTGCAGCACCAAGATCCATGAGACTCAGCCGCTGCTCAACCTCAAGCTGGACCGTGTCATGCAGGACATTGTCTACAAGCTGGTGCCTGGCTTGCAGGAAA GTGAGGAGAGGAGGATCCGGGAATTCTACCAGTCCCGAGGGCTGGAGCGGGGCAGCCAGGCCAGCCACGAAG ATCCTGCTTCAGACCGTGTGGGCCTGCCCTACACCACCTTTGACCATTCACGTGCTCATTATTACCGCTTTGATGAACATGTCACGCTGTACCTGGAAAAGCAGAG CTCTGGGAAAGAGAAGAGCAAACACATCCTGCAG CAAAAGTATGTCCGTTGCTCCGTGCGGGCCCAGATCCGCCACCTCCGCCGGGTTTTGTGTTGCCGACTGGAACTGGCCTTGCAATAT GTACAGGTCCTGTTTGACAATGAGGTGCTTCCAGATCACCTGACTCTGAAGCAACTTTGGCTCACCCGCTGGTTTGGCAAG CCGGCCCCACTGCATCTGAACTACAGtgtgaaggagaagaggaggtag
- the PCGF1 gene encoding polycomb group RING finger protein 1 isoform X4, with product MAAPPPGGPMAIAMRLRNQLQAVYKMDPLRNEEEVKVKMKELNEHIVCFLCAGYFIDATTITECLHTFCKSCIVKFLQTSKYCPLCSTKIHETQPLLNLKLDRVMQDIVYKLVPGLQESEERRIREFYQSRGLERGSQASHEDPASDRVGLPYTTFDHSRAHYYRFDEHVTLYLEKQSSGKEKSKHILQQKYVRCSVRAQIRHLRRVLCCRLELALQYVLFDNEVLPDHLTLKQLWLTRWFGKPAPLHLNYSVKEKRR from the exons ATGGCggctcctcctccaggaggcccgATGGCGATCGCGATGCGGCTCCGTAACCAGCTGCAGGCCGTCTACAAGATGGACCCCCTGAGGAACGAG GAGGAAGTGAAGGTGAAGATGAAGGAGCTGAACGAGCACATCGTCTGCTTCCTCTGCGCCGGCTACTTCATCGACGCCACCACCATCACCGAGTGCCTGCACACCT TTTGCAAGAGCTGCATCGTGAAGTTCCTGCAAACCAGCAAGTATTGCCCACTGTGCAGCACCAAGATCCATGAGACTCAGCCGCTGCTCAACCTCAAGCTGGACCGTGTCATGCAGGACATTGTCTACAAGCTGGTGCCTGGCTTGCAGGAAA GTGAGGAGAGGAGGATCCGGGAATTCTACCAGTCCCGAGGGCTGGAGCGGGGCAGCCAGGCCAGCCACGAAG ATCCTGCTTCAGACCGTGTGGGCCTGCCCTACACCACCTTTGACCATTCACGTGCTCATTATTACCGCTTTGATGAACATGTCACGCTGTACCTGGAAAAGCAGAG CTCTGGGAAAGAGAAGAGCAAACACATCCTGCAG CAAAAGTATGTCCGTTGCTCCGTGCGGGCCCAGATCCGCCACCTCCGCCGGGTTTTGTGTTGCCGACTGGAACTGGCCTTGCAATAT GTCCTGTTTGACAATGAGGTGCTTCCAGATCACCTGACTCTGAAGCAACTTTGGCTCACCCGCTGGTTTGGCAAG CCGGCCCCACTGCATCTGAACTACAGtgtgaaggagaagaggaggtag